The genome window GACACGAGTCAGCACATCTGACCACTACACATCAAATACAGAAGGATCAAAAGATCATAGAGAGATGAGTCAGGCCAAAGTCACATCCGTGAGGGAAATTAATGCAGTAAAATAATCCCAACTGTATGTCCTCACATCTGACAGAGGAGCAGAAGGCCCAACATTGCGAAACAggaaattattaaattattttcaggATAAGGCTGGAGAGCTGACGTTTGTTTGTGCGTACAGACACTTACAACACTTGGAGAACTGTGATGATGAGCGATGgttatgtttttaaatcagcGCTGACACCTGGTTTGGGGCACGTCTGACCCAAAACCAGAGCCGATACCGCTACGGAAGTCAAAGGTCAAATAGCAGAGCTGAAACAATGACTCAGTGATCTGCAGTCATTGATTTatcatttaaagtcattatTACACCATCCAAAGTGACAAAAATGATCTGGTTCCAGCTCTGTTAGATGTAGCCCTAAAACTAATGTTGACAGAGTACAAAAGACAGCTATTAGGTCTATAGCCAATGGTGGCCAAGCCCATAACAACTTTGACTCCGAACAGAAACTGAGGCGAAAAAACAGTGGTCAGGAGACTTAAACTGTTTGACCAAACACTGAGTTAACGTTGTTTTCCCTCCAACGATGCCAGTTCCCTGTGAGTGGGTAGTGTGAGTGTCAGCTCTGTGCGTCCAGAGCGTCACACTTCCTCTGCTTCTGTCGAGTGGCTCTGGTCAGCATGCATGTAGTTGTTGTCTCCGATGATGACACAGTTGAGCTGGGAGCTGTGGATGGTGATGCTTGGAGGCTCGGCTGATGGCGGGGGAGCAGGGGTGGTCTGTGCTGGCCCCTGCTGTCCACAGCCATAGCTGCACCTGGCCTGATCTGTATCACGTGAACaaatgacatgttttcatttctcaTCAGTGCAGCTTGAGCGCTATGATATGTCCAgtaaacaaaactacaaaaaactGGCAATTCATACAACAACGGTAGTATAAATCGCAGCTCGAAGTgctttcagtttcatgaaatgTTCTGTAGAATAATGTACGTTTGGCTGTTACCAACCGTGCATGTGGAGCTGAGATTCAGTCATCAGAGGCTGACTTTCTGCCATCACAGATGAGTAGGTGTCGTTGCCAATGACGCAGTCGATCAAGGTTGAGTTGCTGATGTTCACAATCAAAATGGTCGACGGCGGACTCCGGATTGCCAGTGCTTATATGTGGGCGAGACAGAGAAAGGGGAAAAGGGAAGAGAATATGAGAAAGGGAAGTAGTTGTTCCAGAGTGACGTAAGAGAGATGTGTCACTGCCTCAGGGTTCTCCTTGCGAGTTCCCGGTAAATTTGGAAAAAGCTTGAAAAGTCGCAGAAAAGAAAGTGTTTGGGTCAGTGCAAAGGTGCTGCTGACGAAATGATTTCGTTCAAGTCATCCTCACTCATGTGAAACATAGAGACTGAAAACCAGTTTGTATCAAACTGATGCATTAAATGATGGAAAAGGCACTGGCATCTTTTAAGACTGCAGTGATTCAACAGTTTATTTGTAATAACGTAATAACATATATAtttgtaataatacaaaatgaataaatgaggtTGGAAAAACCCTAACCATGAAAATGTTCCTGAGGATGCAAGAACAATAATACCTACAATGCattaatagatagatagatagatagataagctttattttcagactcaaggtccatacaaaaaataaaagcaagacaCGCAGTACAAAAGGAAGCATTAATGAAAAAAGATTTGAGgaacaaagaacagaaacacTTAACGTGAACTTACCTTGTGCAGTTTTAGCATCCATAGTTTGTTGAGTTCGAGCTTTATAGACAAAAAGAGACGTGAAGTTACATTTTCACTCGCTAGAAACTGTCTTTTGGCATCTGTGCTACAAGCTTACATGTAAATATGACAATATCGGAGCAGTTAAAGGGGAATTTGTCATGCAGGTTGTCACCATTTTATAACAGAATATCTGAATCTTACCTGGGCAACATGTGATCTTTTCATACAGCAGGGTGTCCACAGGGCAGCAGAACAGCTGACAGGCTCTTATGCAGCTCTTCTGCGCCACTCGCTGCACCAGCTGGAGGATCCTCTCCATGTTGGCAGCCTTACACCTTATCACCTACCGGAGAAACACAGGCACGTTATCCAATACGTCACACAACGCCATTATTtcactttttgaaatgtttttttgttgtacaAACAACAGCTTACATCGCAGTATACCTTACAGGTTTTTTAGATCACATGCACTTTCGCTGCGGTTGGAAACTTTATGTCattgggagaaaaaaacaaacaaaccgtAAACCGCACCTGAAAGTATCCGCAAATGTTTTACCAATTTGAAAACTAAATATAGTGtgttctctctatctctctttatttatttttgtgaaatgaAAACTATTAAATTCTGCCACTCACAGCAGCCTGGTCTATCATACTGTACAGTGTTATTTGCACGGCGGCAGTAGTTGACTCCTCTCAGTTGTAGTTGTGGTCTAACTCTGCCCAGGTGTAGGTCTGACAGGCGGACCTCAGTCACATACAGGTACTTTGATTTACATGAAATCTAAACTCATATTGTTCTAGAAATAACGCCAAACCACGGGTCGAAGCACTTGGCAGGAAGCAAACAGGTTAGtagaataatatatatttattttatttaaaaaatttaaaaagaccTACCTGACTGATCGTCGATCTCTCCTTCACTTTAGTTAAATGGCTGTTGTCAGCCCTCAACGGACTCAGAGACAGAGGGTCCGAGTTGTGCATCGTTCATGTGGTAGTGACACTTTACTCCTCCGAGGGACCAACACAGACTCATATAGCCCAAAGAAATCTTTTTTGGAGAAGTCCCCATCAAAGGAGCGCATGCGCACTTTAACTTGGACTTTCCATACGCAGAAGAAAACCCTTTGTTTACCGGCTGCCTGATGTGGGTAATATCTAAACACCGAGCATGTGCCGAGAACTGATTGGCCCGTGGCCCCATGACATTACTGCGTGACATTTGCGGACCTACATTATTTCCAAGTGTGTGCCTGCAGTCAGCAAGATATACAGCCACGGATACATCAGTCATATTGCAGCCTCTCAATATTGAATTATGTCATAGGCCGATGTACATTTTCCCGAGTTTGCATAAACAGGGAACTTGTCTCTGCCCCTCTGCCGAGTCTCACCTACTCTGTCCCGATGCCTTCAATGCACCTCGTAAACTCTTAATTCGCAGATAACGCTGAAGCCTCAATTTAAAAGTTGTGATTCATTAAACAAGTGGATACACGCAGAATTTGCACAGTGGTACATGTTGTTTACACCTGGATATATAAGACCGCGAGGACCTGTTTTGCACTGAAGCAGCAGaacaaagaggaggaaatgatgCAACAGGAACACAAGCTGATTTCGTGCCACACAAAAGGCATGAGCAGTTCACATGGCCTGCTTTTGAAAAGATGAGTGATGAAATCTTTTCAATGCCATGCCATTGTAGGAAATTAAATAATGCAAAGCTAAATGTCAGTACTTGGTGAGATAAACAGGACGATCCTCTTCAGAGGTAAACTGAGCATATCACCATTATAGGTGTGGGGAAACTTCAGCCAACTTTATCCGCCACCTAATTTGTATGACGAGAAG of Sparus aurata chromosome 17, fSpaAur1.1, whole genome shotgun sequence contains these proteins:
- the LOC115566733 gene encoding uncharacterized protein LOC115566733; the protein is MHNSDPLSLSPLRADNSHLTKVKERSTISQVIRCKAANMERILQLVQRVAQKSCIRACQLFCCPVDTLLYEKITCCPARTQQTMDAKTAQALAIRSPPSTILIVNISNSTLIDCVIGNDTYSSVMAESQPLMTESQLHMHDQARCSYGCGQQGPAQTTPAPPPSAEPPSITIHSSQLNCVIIGDNNYMHADQSHSTEAEEV